A single region of the Raphanus sativus cultivar WK10039 chromosome 1, ASM80110v3, whole genome shotgun sequence genome encodes:
- the LOC108863428 gene encoding protein CYSTEINE-RICH TRANSMEMBRANE MODULE 3 — translation MAQQYYQQNEMKQTLGEKPYVTAPPPMGYPVMVSDSPQTVQYQTQNKGSGGFLRGCLAAMCCCCVLDCVF, via the exons ATGGCTCAGCAGTATTATCAGCAAAACG AAATGAAGCAGACATTGGGAGAGAAACCGTACGTGACGGCGCCGCCACCGATGGGTTATCCGGTGATGGTGAGTGACTCTCCTCAAACTGTGCAGTATCAGACGCAGAACAAAGGCAGTGGTGGATTTTTACGTGGATG TTTGGCTGCAATGTGCTGCTGCTGCGTTTTGGATTGTGTCTTCTAG
- the LOC108863418 gene encoding elongation factor 2 — protein MVKFTADELRRIMDYKHNIRNMSVIAHVDHGKSTLTDSLVAAAGIIAQEVAGDVRMTDTRADEAERGITIKSTGISLYYEMTDASLKSFTGARDGNEYLINLIDSPGHVDFSSEVTAALRITDGALVVVDCIEGVCVQTETVLRQALGERIRPVLTVNKMDRCFLELQVDGEEAYQTFQRVIENANVIMATYEDPLLGDVQVYPEKGTVAFSAGLHGWAFTLTNFAKMYASKFGVDETKMMERLWGENFFDPATRKWSSKNTGSATCKRGFVQFCYEPIKQIIATCMNDQKDKLWPMLQKLGVQMKSDEKELMGKPLMKRVMQTWLPASTALLEMMIFHLPSPHTAQRYRVENLYEGPLDDQYATAIRNCDPNGPLMLYVSKMIPASDKGRFFAFGRVFAGKVSTGMKVRIMGPNFVPGEKKDLYVKSVQRTVIWMGKRQETVEDVPCGNTVAMVGLDQFITKNATLTNEKEVDAHPIRAMKFSVSPVVRVAVQCKVASDLPKLVEGLKRLAKSDPMVVCTMEESGEHIVAGAGELHLEICLKDLQDDFMGGAEIVKSDPVVSFRETVLERSVRTVMSKSPNKHNRLYMEARPLEDGLAEAIDDGRIGPRDDPKIRSKILAEEFGWDKDLAKKIWAFGPETTGPNMVVDMCKGVQYLNEIKDSVVAGFQWASKEGPLCDENMRGICFEVCDVVLHSDAIHRGGGQVIPTARRVIYASQLTAKPRLLEPVYMVEIQAPEGALGGIYSVLNQKRGHVFEEMQRPGTPLYNIKAYLPVVESFGFSSQLRAATSGQAFPQCVFDHWEMMSSDPLEAGSQASTLVADIRKRKGMKEQMTPLSDFEDKL, from the coding sequence TGGTGATGTGCGTATGACTGATACCCGTGCTGATGAGGCTGAACGTGGTATCACTATCAAGTCCACTGGTATCTCTCTCTACTATGAGATGACCGATGCTTCCTTGAAGAGTTTCACTGGTGCTAGAGACGGAAATGAGTACCTTATCAATCTCATCGACTCCCCTGGCCACGTTGACTTTTCATCTGAGGTCACTGCTGCTCTCCGTATTACCGATGGTGCTCTTGTCGTCGTTGACTGCATCGAAGGTGTCTGTGTTCAGACCGAGACTGTCCTCCGTCAAGCCCTTGGTGAGAGGATTAGGCCCGTCCTGACTGTCAACAAGATGGACAGGTGTTTCCTTGAGCTTCAGGTTGACGGTGAGGAGGCTTACCAGACTTTCCAGAGGGTTATTGAGAATGCTAATGTCATCATGGCCACTTACGAGGATCCTCTCCTTGGGGATGTTCAGGTCTACCCCGAGAAAGGTACCGTTGCCTTCTCTGCTGGTCTCCACGGATGGGCTTTCACTCTGACCAACTTTGCCAAGATGTACGCTTCCAAGTTCGGTGTTGATGAAACTAAAATGATGGAGAGGCTGTGGGGTGAGAATTTCTTTGACCCCGCCACCAGAAAATGGAGCAGCAAAAACACTGGCTCTGCCACCTGCAAGCGTGGGTTTGTCCAGTTCTGTTATGAACCCATCAAGCAAATCATTGCTACGTGCATGAATGACCAGAAGGACAAGCTGTGGCCCATGTTGCAGAAGCTTGGTGTCCAGATGAAGTCTGATGAGAAGGAGCTCATGGGCAAACCTTTGATGAAGCGTGTTATGCAAACCTGGCTCCCTGCAAGTACTGCACTTCTTGAGATGATGATCTTTCACCTTCCGTCTCCCCACACTGCCCAGAGGTACCGTGTTGAGAACTTGTATGAAGGTCCCCTCGATGATCAGTATGCCACTGCCATCAGGAACTGTGATCCAAATGGGCCTCTCATGCTCTACGTTTCTAAGATGATTCCAGCCTCGGACAAGGGTAGATTCTTTGCTTTCGGTCGTGTCTTCGCTGGGAAGGTGTCCACTGGTATGAAAGTCAGGATCATGGGTCCCAACTTCGTTCCTGGTGAGAAGAAAGACCTTTACGTCAAGAGTGTCCAGAGGACTGTCATCTGGATGGGTAAGAGGCAAGAGACTGTTGAGGATGTTCCCTGTGGTAACACTGTCGCTATGGTTGGTCTTGATCAGTTCATCACCAAGAATGCTACGCTGACAAATGAGAAAGAAGTTGATGCTCACCCAATTCGTGCCATGAAGTTTTCTGTGTCCCCTGTTGTCCGTGTTGCTGTTCAGTGCAAGGTCGCTTCTGATCTTCCCAAGCTTGTTGAGGGACTTAAGAGGCTAGCCAAGTCCGACCCTATGGTTGTGTGCACAATGGAGGAGTCGGGTGAGCACATTGTTGCTGGTGCTGGAGAACTTCATCTTGAGATTTGTCTCAAGGATCTTCAGGATGATTTCATGGGTGGTGCTGAGATTGTCAAGTCAGACCCTGTTGTCTCATTCCGTGAGACTGTTTTGGAGCGATCTGTCCGTACCGTGATGAGCAAATCCCCCAACAAGCATAACCGTCTCTACATGGAGGCCAGACCCTTGGAGGACGGTCTTGCAGAGGCAATCGATGATGGCCGTATCGGTCCAAGAGATGACCCCAAGATCCGATCCAAGATCTTGGCAGAGGAGTTTGGGTGGGACAAGGATCTAGCAAAGAAGATCTGGGCGTTTGGACCTGAAACCACAGGGCCCAACATGGTTGTCGACATGTGTAAGGGAGTTCAGTACCTAAATGAAATCAAGGATTCAGTTGTTGCTGGGTTCCAGTGGGCTTCCAAGGAAGGTCCTCTATGTGACGAGAACATGAGAGGTATCTGCTTTGAGGTGTGTGATGTGGTGCTCCATTCTGATGCAATTCACAGAGGTGGTGGTCAAGTTATCCCTACAGCTAGGAGGGTTATCTATGCCTCGCAGCTCACTGCCAAGCCCAGACTGTTGGAGCCGGTGTATATGGTAGAAATCCAAGCACCAGAAGGAGCACTTGGTGGAATCTACAGTGTGCTGAATCAGAAGCGTGGACACGTGTTTGAGGAGATGCAGAGGCCAGGAACACCATTGTACAACATCAAGGCTTACTTGCCAGTCGTTGAGTCATTTGGATTCTCGAGTCAGCTTAGGGCAGCAACCTCAGGGCAGGCATTCCCGCAGTGTGTGTTTGATCATTGGGAGATGATGTCGTCTGACCCTCTGGAGGCAGGATCGCAGGCTTCAACGCTGGTGGCTGACATCAGGAAGAGGAAGGGTATGAAGGAACAGATGACTCCCTTGTCTGATTTCGAAGACAAGCTGTAA
- the LOC108854495 gene encoding uncharacterized protein LOC108854495 yields MASACVKNAGVTSPAGYSLYGRISLRREDKRRSSSHDQEEQSSDNKDQDPAVDFEFCPEDPVTMLSADELFSDGKLVPLKFSGPPEMRKPHQTSTVKTTTAAELNHSAEVRRRVEMEMSELFSPKAPRCTTRWRELLGLKKAAQESAKKTTSSSSSFKQFLHRGSKPSAASSSPEMASSRLSLSSSSSSSGHEIDDLPRLSLDLDNKPTPNPFAPSRNPRIRLANSMLRPSVDGSSSAADSPRLNASGKIVFHGLERSSSSPGCFTGGPRLQHHHGIPRSYSANVRITPVLNVPVSSLKSSIFFAHMFSSSSSPGNNKLHFRSNRKYQTNRTRL; encoded by the coding sequence ATGGCTTCCGCGTGTGTTAAAAACGCTGGTGTTACGTCGCCGGCGGGATACTCTTTGTACGGTCGAATTTCTCTGAGGCGAGAAGACAAGAGGCGCTCTTCATCCCACGACCAGGAGGAACAGTCCTCCGACAACAAAGATCAAGATCCAGCGGTGGATTTTGAGTTCTGTCCCGAAGATCCGGTCACAATGCTCTCCGCCGACGAGCTCTTCTCGGACGGAAAGCTCGTGCCTTTGAAGTTCTCTGGTCCTCCGGAGATGAGGAAGCCTCATCAGACTTCCACTGTCAAGACGACGACTGCGGCTGAGCTGAACCACTCGGCGGAGGTCCGGAGGAGGGTAGAGATGGAGATGTCAGAGCTCTTCTCCCCGAAAGCTCCTCGTTGTACGACCAGATGGCGAGAGCTTTTAGGCCTCAAGAAGGCTGCACAAGAATCTGCTAAAAAGACcacttcttcatcatcatcgttcAAGCAGTTTCTTCACCGTGGATCTAAACCCTCCGCCGCCTCTTCATCGCCGGAGATGGCCTCTTCACGTCTCTCTCTATCAtcgtcctcttcctcctccggcCACGAGATCGATGACCTTCCAAGACTCTCGCTTGACCTCGACAACAAGCCCACTCCAAATCCATTCGCTCCCTCACGCAACCCCAGGATCAGATTAGCCAACTCAATGCTGCGTCCCTCCGTCGACGGATCATCATCGGCAGCAGATAGTCCGAGGCTTAACGCATCTGGTAAAATCGTGTTCCATGGACTCGAAAGAAGCTCCAGCAGTCCCGGTTGCTTCACCGGCGGACCCAGACTCCAGCACCACCATGGAATCCCCAGATCCTACTCTGCTAACGTCAGAATCACTCCCGTCCTCAATGTTCCCGTTTCTTCCCTCAAATCAAGCATCTTCTTCGCTCACATGttctcttcatcttcctctCCGGGGAACAACAAGTTGCACTTTCGCAGCAACCGCAAATACCAGACCAATCGAACCAGACTTTAA